ACTTAATTTCACATGTTGATCCTTCGGCTGTGGCAGCTATTATTATTGAGCCAGTTCAGGGTGAAGGCGGATTTATTCCGGTTCCAAAACGCTTTTTAGAAAAAATCAGAAAAGTATGTGACGAACATGGTATTGTTTTCATTGCCGATGAAGTTCAATCTGGAGCAGGTCGTACAGGAAAATTCCTTGCTATTGAGCACAGTGGAGTGATTCCGGATATTGTAACAATGGCAAAATCTATCGGTTCCGGTATGCCAATAAGTGCTACTACCGGAAAAGCTGAAATTATGGATGCACCGCATTTAGGTGGAGTGGGAGGAACGTATTCTGGAAGTCCGCTTGCTGTAGTTGCTGCGCATGAAACTGTAAAACAAATCAATACACCAGAGTTTTTAGATAAAGCAACTCACGTTGGTAATATTATTGTAAGTCGTTTGAAAGCGATGAGCGAAAAATTTCCGGTAATTGGAGACATTCGCGGATTAGGAGCAATGCTTGTAGTTGAGTTTGTAAAAGACAGAAAAACCAAAGAACCGGATATGGATTTTGCTATGGCAGTAATCAAAAAATCGGTGGCTAATGGAGTGATTTTAATCAGAGCCGGTTTGTATACAAACTGTATTCGTTTCTTGCCTCCAATTGTAATTACTGACGAACAATTGAATGAAGGATTGGATGTAATTGAAAATGCAATTCAAGAAGTGATCAACGAAAGAGCGTAGTTAAAGGTTGATTTTGAAACTTTAGACAAAATAAAAATGGCTTTAAAACTGATTTATAATGCTTCTATAATTACCATGGACGCTGCTTACCCCAAAGCAGAGTCTATGGTGATTAATGATTTGGGTAAAATTGAATCCATTGGAACAGAAAGTGAAATGTTAAATCAATTTGATTCTTTTTCGGAAGAAATCAATTTTCATGGCAAAACAATTGTTCCCGGTCTGAACGATGCTCACATACACGTATGGAAAATAGGACATCTTAGAACTTATATGTTAGATGTTCGCGGTGTGAAATCTATTGTTGAATTTAAAAGTGTTCTCAAAGAATTTGCCGATAAAAATCCAAATTCCAGTTGGATTATGGCTCGTGGTATCAACGAAATGGTGGTAGAAGAAAAACGATTACCTACCAAAGAAGATTTGGATGAAGTTATTCCGGACCGCCCCGTTTTTGTAATCAGAACCTGTGCTCATATTGGTATCGCGAATTCAAAAGCAATGGAAATTTCGGGAGTCACAGAAGATAC
This region of Flavobacterium lacustre genomic DNA includes:
- the gabT gene encoding 4-aminobutyrate--2-oxoglutarate transaminase, yielding MGTQIKKVSEIPGPKSKELLARRAAALPAGLGKSTEVVVEKAEGALVWDVDGNQLIDFAGGIGMVNLGHRPKAVVDAIKAQLDKYIHTGALVTTFEPYLDFAEMLNKITPGDFAKKTLLSCSGSEAVENAVSVAKYYTKRPAVICFEGAYHGRTMLTLSLTSKYGLFKKGFGTFAPDIYRFLSPNLYRKPDSMTDDEYIDYCIERFDQNLISHVDPSAVAAIIIEPVQGEGGFIPVPKRFLEKIRKVCDEHGIVFIADEVQSGAGRTGKFLAIEHSGVIPDIVTMAKSIGSGMPISATTGKAEIMDAPHLGGVGGTYSGSPLAVVAAHETVKQINTPEFLDKATHVGNIIVSRLKAMSEKFPVIGDIRGLGAMLVVEFVKDRKTKEPDMDFAMAVIKKSVANGVILIRAGLYTNCIRFLPPIVITDEQLNEGLDVIENAIQEVINERA